One Rissa tridactyla isolate bRisTri1 chromosome 1, bRisTri1.patW.cur.20221130, whole genome shotgun sequence DNA segment encodes these proteins:
- the LOC128904447 gene encoding cyclin-dependent kinase inhibitor 1-like isoform X2 — MERRPGKTTHARRNLFGPVDHEQLRQDFQHMLRNNVEGAQQKWNFDFLWDMPAEGLLQWEELEGHEVPAFYHSCMVGDAWRSLQRLNWPLGGEDKSHHFAQVALPEKPKTSKKTGGKRIVEGKKRRQMSFTDYYSAKRRVKTNTQAAAKKPTS, encoded by the exons ATGGAGCGGAGGCCGGGGAAGACAACTCATGCCCGGAGGAACCTCTTTGGCCCCGTAGACCACGAGCAGCTGCGTCAGGACTTCCAGCACATGCTGCGCAACAACGTGGAGGGGGCCCAGCAGAAGTGGAACTTCGATTTCCTCTGGGACAtgccagcagaggggctcctgcagTGGGAAGAGCTTGAAGGCCACGAGGTGCCCGCCTTCTACCACAGCTGCATGGTGGGAGATGCTTGGAGATCACTGCAGCGCTTGAACTGGCCCCTGGGTGGGGAGGACAAGAGTCACCATTTTGCCCAGGTGGCACTGCCCGAGAAACCCAAAACTTCCAAGAAGACAGGGGGCAAGAGGATCgtggaagggaagaagagaagacagaTGTCTTTCACAG ATTACTACTCGGCAAAGAGGCGAGTCAAAACGAATACGCAAGCTGCTGCAAAGAAGCCAACGTCTTGA
- the LOC128904447 gene encoding cyclin-dependent kinase inhibitor 1-like isoform X1, producing the protein MERRPGKTTHARRNLFGPVDHEQLRQDFQHMLRNNVEGAQQKWNFDFLWDMPAEGLLQWEELEGHEVPAFYHSCMVGDAWRSLQRLNWPLGGEDKSHHFAQVALPEKPKTSKKTGGKRIVEGKKRRQMSFTADHSCKMAGRKWGGKDSRCLDYYSAKRRVKTNTQAAAKKPTS; encoded by the exons ATGGAGCGGAGGCCGGGGAAGACAACTCATGCCCGGAGGAACCTCTTTGGCCCCGTAGACCACGAGCAGCTGCGTCAGGACTTCCAGCACATGCTGCGCAACAACGTGGAGGGGGCCCAGCAGAAGTGGAACTTCGATTTCCTCTGGGACAtgccagcagaggggctcctgcagTGGGAAGAGCTTGAAGGCCACGAGGTGCCCGCCTTCTACCACAGCTGCATGGTGGGAGATGCTTGGAGATCACTGCAGCGCTTGAACTGGCCCCTGGGTGGGGAGGACAAGAGTCACCATTTTGCCCAGGTGGCACTGCCCGAGAAACCCAAAACTTCCAAGAAGACAGGGGGCAAGAGGATCgtggaagggaagaagagaagacagaTGTCTTTCACAG CAGATCATTCATGCAAGATGGCCGGGAgaaaatggggaggaaaggacagCAGGTGTTTAG ATTACTACTCGGCAAAGAGGCGAGTCAAAACGAATACGCAAGCTGCTGCAAAGAAGCCAACGTCTTGA